The genome window CTGTTCCCTTATTTTGGCAAAAGCATAAAGCGCTTTATGAATATTTTTTCGTTTCGTAAATCCTTGGACAACTGATACTATATAATCACCCTTACCTGGTACCATTTGGCTTATTTGTTCTATGGTTTCAGTGTAAAAGTTATTTATGATAAGCGTTTTAGATCTCTCTTCCTTATTAAGTATGCTATATGTATAATAGGAGTTAGCAATCAGGTACTTCGCTTTACTCACAACAATTTGATTCATGAGCCAGCGTACAATTCTGAACATGTCTGGCTGGTTTTGCAAGATTTTGCTAGCCACATCATGTAAGCTTACAACAGTTGGTATACCTGTTTTTAGAGCAGCCCATCCAAATTCATAAGACCAGAAAGCACTAATAAAATCTGCGGGATGAGCTTCTATCTGTTTGCGAAGGTCTTCCACTTCAAAACTGAAGAAGCGCCTGCCTGGTTGAGGTTTAGCTCTGCTGATACATATCTTTAAATTTCCGCTTTCAAGTACTTGCGGGGTATCAATATGACACGAATTTGTATATCCAATAACTTTGTAACCTCGCTTAAGCAAGGCATTAATAAAATGTGAAGTAAGAGGAAAACTGTTTGTTTCAGGTAATGCAGTATACCCCAGGTCCCAGTCCAGCAATTTAAGATCGATCGGTCCACAAACTCCTATAGTCATACTTCAGATAATTAACCGCAGGGCTTGGTTTATGAAATAAAGCCTTTTTGGGTAAGGTAATTTTTATATTTCAGCATGATCTTACTTTGGTAAGATTCTGTATTGTCTGCAAGGCCAAGTTTTGAGAATAGTAATCCTATATCTGCCCTCAATAGCTTATGAGGAAAGAAAAGAGTAAGTATAGCCAGTAGTATAGCACCTGTTAAAATTTGTGCCAGCAGTACTACAAGTATTGATACATCCGGGCTCCTGAACAAGGAACTAACTACATAAATGGCTACTGCTATGATGCTTCCATTTATTACTCCTGGCAGGTATACAGATATTTGTTGTCGATACGAAATATTCAACTCGCGGTTAATGATTTTTTGGTAAAATATTATCTTCACCAATTCACCTAGCACAATAGCAGAAGCAAAGCCAAGCAATCCAAACCCTTTAAATAAAAAGAAGAAAATAGAAATGACGACCATGAATGCGACGTTGAGCACTATCTTTGAGTTCAGAGCTGCTTTTGCATCGCAAATCATTCCTGC of Pontibacter deserti contains these proteins:
- a CDS encoding glycosyltransferase family 4 protein, whose amino-acid sequence is MTIGVCGPIDLKLLDWDLGYTALPETNSFPLTSHFINALLKRGYKVIGYTNSCHIDTPQVLESGNLKICISRAKPQPGRRFFSFEVEDLRKQIEAHPADFISAFWSYEFGWAALKTGIPTVVSLHDVASKILQNQPDMFRIVRWLMNQIVVSKAKYLIANSYYTYSILNKEERSKTLIINNFYTETIEQISQMVPGKGDYIVSVVQGFTKRKNIHKALYAFAKIREQFPDLSYHLVGVDMEEGGPAQKYAKKYKLDAGIIFIGPLPYTEVVKQIAGAKVLLHPSVEESFGMAILEAMVSGTAVVGGRKSGFVPYLLNHGNAGILCDITSSDDIALAVIKLLEDDSYRNKLSNTAKVYAQAHFSEEVVIKRHLDYYSKILGRELEPAEQIKKLTIHAEHNPLP